DNA from Larimichthys crocea isolate SSNF chromosome XIII, L_crocea_2.0, whole genome shotgun sequence:
AAGGTACAGAAAAGGGTTGGTCAATGAATGCACCACATAAATCAAATTAGATGCTGCCATAAATATGGGTGTGGAGCAAAGTGACCCTCAAACAAAGCAGTCAAACAACTTTGGAGACTAGTATGACATTTCAAACAATAGTGATGTAGTGTGAATTGCCATTGTCATTGCAATTATCACAAAATTACTTAATTAGAGTTGCACAGGGCTCCCGAGGACATTGGCAGTCCAAGTTATCTGCATTGGCTCCCTATGCAAATCAGCAgtaatgttctttttatgttaGATTCTTTGTGTCTTGTCAGGGGCTCCTTGATATCTTATGTAAACAGGCTCGATGCATGGTTCTGACGTTTGCATAGCGACATTTAGTTCCAGATTTTTGGATTGCAACATACCGTCACCAAGCAAATAGCATCGGTCAGATCGTAAACCATGCAAACAGTAGTGGCAAATACCCAAAGATCTGTACACAGAACTGTGAACAGTGAAACAGCTGAAGGCCGGATCAGCCATGCAGTTTTAATGATGCAGATACTCAACCTGCAATGGGAATGTGGCACATTCTGAGGGCAAgtaaggcacacacacacagttaagcATGATCAGCAGCCAACATGTTACACTGTTAGATAAattaagagaaaagaaaaaacagcagggATAAAGTTGTGGGGCACTTTATAAATCTGCGTTTTAGCCATGTCGCTTATGTGATCATACAATTTCTAAATATTTCTTAACCTGGATGTTGTATGTTGACAGTCAGATTTCAACCATCTAATTATGTTACATTTAATGGGAGCCCCCAAGTAGATTTTAGCTCCCCCCCTAAAGCTTTCAGGAATTTAACCCATGAGGAGCACCTTCAAAACTTTGGAGATATCTTGTTGGAGCCCTTCCAGAAATTTCTCAACTTTGGATTTGACCAAAAAATAATGTGATTTCCATTTTGTGGTTGACATTCTCTCCAGCATTTGTCTGAATTGATCAGGGTTCGCTTGACTGTTATTTGTAAGGTCCAGAATTATCTTATCTTTTTGAACTTTCCATCTGAATTTCAAATCAGGGTTTAAAATTTAGAAGAGACACCATTCAAACTGATTACAAATCAGTGTAGCTTGTCTGTTATTTAATGGAAGAATAGTTACACAATGTTACTTTAAGTTTGTGACTAGGTTTTTAATAACACATGGCCCAATAAATGAATCTTTGCATCTTGCAGTTTTTCCCACACTGTGGTTGATCAGTGACGAGGAAGCCGTgcctgtgtttgagtgtgcatGTCAGGAGGGGgccaacaaaaacatttacacatttcacaATCATATTGCTGACACTGACTGCACAGCCTACGCGTGTCACATAGACAGAGTGCAAGTAAACCAGACTTGTGTTCTGTGCTGATAAACACCTACTGACGCACTTTAAATGACCCTAACATTAACAAACAGCATGAAATGTCCAATTGCCCTATTCAGTATATGAAAAGCTGTTCATCTGCGTGACATGTGCCTGACATGAGTCCTTACCTCGGTGCCCCGGGTTCAATTCCACCCTGTGGCcatgtgctgcatgttttcctctctttctctctaccCCGTTTCCAGTCATTATctaattaaaaaggttaaaagagTGATCCAATTTTCCAATCTTTTGAGACATATGTCTCTGCGGAGAAAATATTGCTGTGGAGCTCACAGCatggaaaaatgacaaaatgagtCTGAATAATTCACAGAACACAGTCAGCAGTTTCCTTGGAGACTATTTCCTTGTCAAAAAGTACTTTGGGTAGAGTggaatctgaaaaacaaaacaaaagatgtagCTGAATACAGCtagaaatgaaagagaaaaagttcaTTCTTtaactgtccctttaaaaagACAGATCAGACACAGCAATCAATCTCTTTCAGAGTAAAATATAAGACATCTATCATCAAGCGCCCCTCAGTCCTCACAATGCCACCCACCCTTTGACTCAACCCACAGGACACACCATCAACATGACCTGGTAACCCTCTCAGACAAGTGAGCCTGGTGCGAATGTTTAACTTGCCCTGTGTGAGGTGGAAAAGAGCAAGAGCTCCTCTTTAAAGCCCCCCCGTGGTGAAAGCTCAGGGTCTTGACAGATGTGGATGGCTGATGTATCTCACTTATGGGAGTTTGCGGGAGATGGCCGACACCATCAGTGGACATTAACACCACACTGTGCAACAGTGACCTTGAATTAATTAACAGCGAGTTGCTGCTGAGCTGTGACGCCgatcccagaaaaaaaaaaaacacatctcctGCGTTGTTTGAATGTCCTCCAGCAAAAGAGGTCACATCCAGCTACTCTGGACTTTATGCCGTACACGCtacatgtctgtgtttacagcagaTACCAGTTTATGATTGTTGTTTAACtacaatgaatacattttccaaCACAAGATTTTCAGAAAATGTTGCacatttattagtttttttcaTCAGTAATATTGTGTGGGAAGATTCAAACCACAAAATGACATCAACCTGTTCATTACAACCAAGAATGAGTACGAGTACTGCACTTTTCATGCCAAATGTTGCtgataaaatggaaaaaaatgtccatAGTTGACTTGACAATGAATGCACCTTAACTGTTCAACAGtgtgacaacatgaaaacaacttCTTTCCGTATTTCCCAGGTGCATTAAGCCCCGTCTTGACCAGTTCATTGATAGCGTCCCTTTTCGTCACACCCCATTTTGCTAGCGGCCGAGCCAGGGatcctctctgtttgtcctgGAGACAAAGACAATTTTTCTGGCCATTTCCGTGTGGTAGATCCGCCTGCAGTTCTCAAAGTTCTTCCGCACTCGCTCTCGGCAGGGCTTCTCGTAGTAGCGCTTGCGCTTCACTGTGTCAACAATCCCTTCCTGAGTCAGGATCCTGGAGTATGTAGAGAAAACGTGTGAATAACTGAGACTTGGGCTGAATTAAAACTGGTAGTGGAAACAACAATGCAAGTGCAACTGGCTTTCTGAGTGTAAAATGCAGCAAACCACAGCTATGGAGCCATGATACAATACAATGATATAAACAAAGCACACGCCCGGACCAATTctaactcaaaataaaaagtaacagcagtgcagcagaaaAGATTTGTGAGGTTAAGTTCTCAGTTAAGTTAAGTTCTTCATACAACCTGATAAAGATTTTCCATCTATTAACCTTTAAAAGAGCCAATTAGGTTCATTTGAAAAAGGTTAAGACCTCCAAGGTATGGATTTATAGATTTGAAggtttacaaatgttttatttatatttattataaacttTCAAAGCAGGGTGCAGGGTTtgaaccaaaacacacattataacagacaaacactggATGCAGTACATGAGTCAGGTtttatatgataataataataataatgacgcAATAGGTCACAAAAATTTTCTGATATATATTCCCTGTTCGGCACAGCAagtcctgtctttttttttcttgactcATGAAATCTGTTGACACCTTTTTGTTGACGGATTCTGACTAATAGACAACCAAAGAACATGCTTAATGTGCGATTGGCTGAATGGTGAGAGGGTGGTGACTACAACACCGGTGACATTATAAAATATAAGCCGACATTTGAAAAGGGGTGTTTAAAATACAAAGTCTATATTCTTTTCTATAAAAATTAATgaggggcggcagtagctcagtccatggagacttggcttgggaactgggagggtggccggttcaagtccagtatggaggtggactggtagctggagaggttcacctcctgggcgctgccaaggtgcccttgagcaaaacACCCTCAAGGGATTAAtaaaaagtatctcttcttcttctaaataaaatcaacatgaTATAATGAATCATGAACGTGAATCTCGTCAGTAATTTTAGAATTTTTTGattcatttctatattttacaCAATCTATAGTCATGTGAATAAATTGTGTAAAATTTAAGAATGGATCTATTTTATATCATGTCTTTCTCTAAACCTTTTAGGCTTCCATACACatgactttaaattatttttgaaaatacagTTCAGGTACACATTGTCTGGATCTTCTGGTCTAGTGATTTCCAGACTTACTTTACTACTGACAGatgctgttttcacattattagtattagtgATTAGTGATAGTTTAATATAGTGTTTACGTTATTTCAGCTTCCTCTGCGTGACGCCACTGCGCAGCCGCAGTTCCGTGACATTGAGCGGAAGGctaggctaacgttagctcataTTTCCCGCAGTAACAGCGCGTTGATGTTCACACTGAGTGTTGAACGCGTCAGTCTGACCTGTTTAAGTTCTTGTACGCTGCGTCCACGTTGCCGTCTTGAACCATCACGGTCCGAGCAATGAAGCGAAGGTGCCTCGACATGACGGTGACCGGTGCTTGCTCTAACACCGACCGGCTGGAAACACCTAACGACAACAAGTTCCGGAGACAAGAAAAAGCTACGTCTGAATCAACGCTAGGCGACGCTTTGCTCAAACATACTCTCAgatgacatttttcatttgttcacATTGACTCTAAATagaattttttatatttttaaaatgcacttCCTTTCAAttctatttaatttaaaagtgtttttatgatATCTGCAACTCTCAAATCTTGTAAAATCTTGACAAATTTAAATATAGGCTTACATAAAAagttcattctttctttttttttctttctttcagaaaacatgtatttaaaatgttgcatgaatgaatgcagGTCTCTACACTACAGGGAAACTGACAGCAATTACTCTAGTTTTCACACAGAGACGAAGATCTCAGGGCAATCATAGATTTATGGAACAACAGTCGTTGTCGTAGCAACAGGGACAGCAGCGTCCAGTGTTATCCTTTCATCACAAGGCcattctcctcttctccttctcatcCCTGAGCTGCTGTTGTCTTCAGCCTGGGGTCAGCCAGCGGTGAATGCTGGCCCAGATGATAAGTCTAATTTGCATTCAAAAGTGcttttatatttcctttctCTGGATAAAATGCCTGATGAGGTTAATTCCCATGTTGCTGTAACTCTATAGGGTACAGTAGCTGCATGGAGCCACAGGGAGGAATGCTGAGACACAGGGACAGATAACATCGTGACTCCTTTTGTTGGGTGAATGCACTGCATCATGTTTCCAGAGGCATCCCTTCTGATCCAGGCCTGATGAAATGTTCTtggcagtgtgtgcatgtgtgtgtgtgtgtg
Protein-coding regions in this window:
- the mrps21 gene encoding small ribosomal subunit protein bS21m; protein product: MSRHLRFIARTVMVQDGNVDAAYKNLNRILTQEGIVDTVKRKRYYEKPCRERVRKNFENCRRIYHTEMARKIVFVSRTNREDPWLGR